TCGACGGAATCGCTAACGTAATCTTCTAAGAGTGCAACTTCTTCCTCTGGTATCTTCATTTCTCTCACCAATAGAGGTTGAGAATCTCtgtgaaaactttttaaaggGTAAATGCCTAAATGAGATTTTTAAGCTAAAAGATCTCTTTGTCTTGCGCAACTAGTGAACACGATTacattaatttatgatattttgggTAACTAAACTTTCTAGTCTTTCTTTTATGTGTATCTGTATATTTATTGGCATTTGAGATGAGTGTACTATACGCGTTAAAAAATAAGTATGCAATTACATTAtcttatttgtatttttattttatataactttCCGATATTATTGTATTATTACGCAATAATACGCATACTTCCTTTGGACAAGTGATACACGTACGAGCTAGATATTTgccatgttttgttttgtatcagcaaattctttttgtcatttttttcaatcaaaaGTCAACATCAAGGGTAATTTGATTGATCACGACTTATTCttaaaattaagttataaAAAACATGTAACTTAGTGATGTACAATTGTTATTTGAGTATAAATGTTGATAGAATATTTAGATGTTTTTGGGTTGGATCGACCAAAAATCCATATATCATTCAAGCTCTTAGACTTAGGCTTAGCTAACCATAATTTTGACgtatcattttatttgtaaattcACTTACTTTTTAGTCACAAAAGCAACATAATTGATCactattatttcaaaattagaaaattcgttaacaataaaaaaaatagacaacATTTGTATAAACATTTTACATTTGTATAAATGCTGAGACTAAATcaataagtttttaatttggaaTATTTATTATGTAgttgtatatttttctttctcctacTTGGCTAGTGGCTACTTGCATGCTCTTTGGTCCGCTTGTTGCGGTGTTCCGTATTTATGATCGAGTTATTCTTATCTCCTGATTAGCTGTCACTTCATAACTTCTTTTTACTTGCAAGTTGCAGGGTAATATGAATGTATTTGTTCACAGCACAAGACTATACTCTCCACAAATCAGCAAAATACATTCTACACgaatgtttccttttttctcaaGCTGTGGtcactaaattttattttttggctaAGATGTTTGTGATAGATCAGTCAAATagtcaaaataatatttgttcaTAGCAGAAATAATCTCCTGTATTTCAGTTTTGAATAGTCAAATATAGATTGATTCTGATAAAGTTGGAAACCTTATCAGCTTTggacacacaaaaaaaagtcttatCAGATATGTTATCGCGCCAAGCAGATGAGATGGATTTTGAATGTTACTTTGTCTTTTCATGTGTaatagaaacagaaaaattcGGATTACTCAAATTGTTGACAATTTTTCGAGTTTTTGAAAGTCGCATGCTTAAATTATGTTGGCAACAATTTTCAGCATACTGCTGATTGATTCATATTTGGTGATTACGTTTGTTTCGTTGATTGtagatttgtttgttgaagacattttttgttcttggggGTTGATGTAGTAaatgaatattaaaatctttatattatttgcaTCCACTTGAGGATAAGATAATATTGTTGTCTTGCTGAGGAACGTGTTATACGTGTAGTACGTGTATAACTTGCGTTCTCTGAAATcattcatttaaaaaaaaaaacctgcGTTCTCTCCTTTCTTACTACTCTCGAGTCTCAaacattctctcttttttatagGCCCAAAATATTTCGAAATCAAAAGGGGCCGAAATACGGGCCTAAATAATTTGTGTGAACCATTTTATCATACATGGTTGCTAAGTTGCTATGATGTCGTATCCTTAGGAGTTAGGATTGGTACTCACGCCTAGACTGAACGGCGTGACATGCGGAAGATCGATAAATGGCATCATGACCTAACAATATTGAAAGGATCGAGATATGTAATATCTTTAAGCTCACGAAAAGATACAAACAAACATcgaataaattatatttacatgGATTCCTCTCTTttaaagtcaaacaaaaaatattatgactTGGAAGTCTTGAACATTGAATGTTCTTTAGAAGGCACTATACCGGTGTACCGGTGTTTCAAATAATGTCTTAAGTTTTAGtggaaatttatttacttcCCAAAAATGATCTCTAACTATCTTAAGGAACAACCATGCAGATAAAGAATTTTAATACTAGTTTATGTAGAGTGTTtcatatgtatttttttccgTCATCATTAAGTTCGTAGAAACTTCTTTTGCAAGTACGAAATTTTGCAAGTACGCTACACCAAAGTATGGGTTTGTCACTTGGTTAATGATGAAAAACAGGTTAGCAACAGGGGAAAGGATGTttcaatgaaaccaaaatgcAGATCAAAGCTGTGTCTTATGCCAAGATCCTTTGGAGACAAGAGAGCACTTGTTCTTCCAATGTCCGTATTCGAGAAAGGTGTGGGAGGAGCTGGCACGGGGGATCCTAGCAAACAAGTTCACTGAAAAATGGCGGGATATCATGAGGGAGCTTGCGAACAAAAACCGAGACACAACGAAAAGGTTTATACTAAGGTATGTGTTCCAAAACACGATACACTCTATTTGGCGTGAAAGGAATGATAGAAGACACGGAGAAAAACcatcaagaaaagagaaatttgtCAAGCTGATTGATAGAAATATGAGAAACCGCTTGAGCACCATAACAATGAAAGgggaagaaaaatacattgGAGGACTTTAAGTGTGGTTTGCGTCACAACAAAGTCAAGGATAGATAGATTGAACCATATTTTGATTCGGTTTTAAGAAAAGTTTGCATTTCGATGTATAAAcgtttgcatttttttttaatataatttaacattagatttctaaaaaaatacaaaattttatcaattttagGTGTGACAAAGTAAATTtcatcattttaaaaaatattaaaaagctaataattatatcattatattaCAAATCGTgtcacaaaaaacaaaaatcaacatgTCAAACATGAAAAAGCGTTACAAGAATAGTTTTTGCTCAATtgctaaacaaacaaataaataaattatataccATACATTTCAATTTCACCATATATGCATATCTCCTCATTTTACAGAATcttaaatgtaaaattaatttcatatttaatagtttataACACGCGTCacaaaatagaaagaaaaaaaaaactaaatattgcTTACTTAAAAAAGAGTTAcgaaaatatagttttttccgcccaattttaaaataaatataagattATCCACCATTCATCTCATTTCACCACATATCCATATCTTCTCTAAAAGTTTTAGATCTGTTTCTTAGAGCGACATCGACGATGACAATGGCACCGAAACGATGTTTGTATGTATTGTTTCTAATAGTTCAACATGAGTGTTGGCGATGAGACTCTATCAATAGCCACACAAAAAATTACTGTCTAACTCttcaaaatttgttgttgttgttgaaagTAACCCTTAATTTTTAGATATCTAacgtttgttttatatttttttcattgttgaCGACAGTAAAACGAACGAATCTACCAAATCGGTCAGAGTGGCTTGCAGATCTTTAAGGAGTCCTTCCGTGAGACGGTAAGTTCATTAATCTAACTATTAGCCTATTACATTACATATATGTCCACGGAATTTCAATTGTTTGGTCTACCCATTCATTGTTTATTCTCTCTTGCTGAATTagtggtttcttttttttttttgaataagtTTTCACTAGAAAACTTTGAGGAAAGTAGTTGAAttataatttcaaatattagATAAAATTCATTAACTAAGCTTCGATCATTATTCTTACATATTTAGCTTTTACATAATTACTTAATAGTATACAAtattacacacacacacctcGTATGTGTGAAGTGAATCAGTGTGTATATAACTATACCAATCGAGTACTTTACAATTAGTAATCACAACAGCCAATGAGTTAATAACTATGTAACTAAATATTTTGCCTATTACTGTTCCCATATATGTTCTACCATATTAGAGAGTTTGACCCTTTTTTTTACAATAGACCAAATAGAAGAGAATATGATGtgttgtaatttgtaaatatttacatatatgcACACCTCCTACATGTGTATATACTATAACTCATTAACTCTATTAAGAATAACTATTTTTACCATCAGAAATTACATACGTCagtcaaatttaaaaatcataatcataaagGCCTAACACTAGAAAAGTTAAAATCAGTAATGTAATGAGACTATTATGACTAATAAtggaagaaaatatttaatacaatgtaattaaatgtaaaaagacaaaattagaGATACTCTTATTGATAATTACATAACTTTTATTACATATTgccttttgtatatatttttaaatctcaCAGAgtttttcaacaatttttttttttgtccacgCATAGGCTTCTGTGATTACCAATTATAATGTTTAACTGACATGTAggataaattaatttcttgTTGTCAGTagtataataaaattatgtaaagaAAATGCATGTCTACAACATTACAAATATACAACTCATCATATCCTCTTTCTGATTGGTCTagtgtaagaaaaaaaaagttcaaacttGTTTATATGGTAAAACATATATAGGGACATTAATAGGCAAATATTACCTTCCTCTTTTTACAGGTTCATTAGACTAACAAACACAAGACAactaataaaatgaaaataaattgatataaaTCTTCTTATTTAGAAAGCttttatatctatattttcccttaaatcttatatgtatttttctgTTACAGCCTTCCTATAATTTgctttttacatttaaaaatacCTTTCTATAATTtgctttttaatatttaaataataccTTTCTATAATTTGATGAAACGTCTTTTGTGGACCTAGCCAAAATCAAAGTTAGAAACTCTCTATATAACATTTTACCCATCTAGTCCCTAAAACCACCCAAaatcctcttctcttcttcatttttttttttcaccatgggaagaagaaaagttacaCACCAATTGATTTCTGACAACGCCACTCGCCGAGTTACATTCAGAAAACGCAAAGATGGTTTATTGAAGAAGATCTATGAACTGACCGTTCTATGTGGTTTACCCGCTTGTGCCATCATCTACAGCGAATACAAAGATGGCCCTGAGCTCTGGCCAAACCTTAACGAGGTTCGTTCTATTCTTAACAGGTTAAGCGAACTTCCGGTAGAGAAGCAGACCAAATACATGATGGACCAGAAGGATCTCATGAACAAGATGATCCAAGACGCAGAGAAGAagttggagaaggagaagatgcaTACTCGTGCGATGAAACTTGGGTTAATGGCTGGGTCTAATGATCTAATCACCGATACTGATTGTTCGGAGGAACTGGCCAGAGCAGCTGATGTGGTTGATAAGAAGCTCAAAGCCATCAGAGAGAGAATCAAGGCTGTTGAAGCAGGAGCACCAATCATCAAGAGAGACTAGGATGATGTTTTCAAATAActtcttatcatttttatttcatggtttttaattattttcagaTTAAGATGGTTTCGATTGATGGTGTTTAAAGTTCTGTTCAATGATTTGCTTTTGCACTCTAGGAAGGATTAGGAGAATGATATGAATCTCTTTGGCCTTTGTATGGTGTAATATGATCTTTTCAGTTTATGACcagatttgttttatattttaggaaGATTTTCTCCCttatatgtttgttgttttaattttatttctatcttttttagTCAGCCTAATGTTCTATATGTTACATAAAATCTTTTGGCTTAATTTTTaccaaagaaaacatattatctTGATTATCTGCTTTTCATATATCTCGCTTATAGTCGATGAATGAAAAAACTATTTCGCttaattatctatttttttccgCTTAATTATCTATTTCAACAATCTATTGTATGTTCTATCCACCTCAGAAATTAATAGACAATCGATTGTAGCTAattcaataaataatatattttcatgtatatCATTCATAAATGTGTCTGAAAGCCTAATCTTTCATTGGATACacaaatgatatatatgtctGTTTTCAACTTTGATGCAAAAAATTTACCGTATTAAACTCTATTATATcgttcaattttaaaaatctaaattactcaaattcaaaattaatatttgtaattatTGAAAATGTCACATATCTGTCTtagtttgtttaaaataaatcaaacatattaaattaattaatttctataatttatGTCTACGTAACTGtcaaattattattgattacattttattttaatttgcaACAGTCTTAATTAATTGTTTGGCCAGAAAGgataaatgtttttatgtaaataattttttttatcaactatttcataattgtttttgtcataAAGCAATTACCTTTctgtttaaattatttattcataGTTTACAACTTGTAGAAAGGCGACAGTTGTAAATTTTATGTCTTTtaacaatttatatatatttatctaaattttaacactattaaaacaaaatgttttacttaGATCTATTTATAACATTGATttccattattattattatattaaatcgCATGACCTTATATTCTTTAATCCATATGATTTATTAagggtgtcaaaatgggtcaaaattcatgagtcaactcaactcaactcaacccatgaaccctaatgagttgaaaattttgactcaaatgagttgatgagtcAAATGGGCTGatgagtcaattggtttgatgagtaaaatgagttgggttataatggttaatggtttcaatggtttatccaattaacccatcaaattttgtaaaattgaattaaaccaactaaaatctctaaaccaatgccaatttaagtttaaccaacacatctaacctaatttaataaaattaatatttttccaaatttcttaaatatacaagcgatgcaattgagaaaaaataaactcgtaatttttccaccaaaaaacataaacccgtgattttcccgccaaaaacgtaaacccgtgattttcccgccaaaaacgtaaatccataattttcccgccaaaaacgtaaacccgtaattttcccgccaaaaacgtaaacccgtaattttcccaccaaaaacgtaaacccgtgatttttccgccaaaaatgtaaccccgtgattttcccgccaaaaacgtaaacccgtgattttcccgccagaaacgtaaacccgagatttttccgccaaaaacgtaaatcctttattttttcgcccaaaacgtaaacccatgatttttccgtcaaaaacgtaaacccgtgatttttcagccaaaaacgtaaacctatgattttcccgccaaaaacgtaaatccgagattttcccgccaaaaacgtaaatccgttatttttcgccaaaaacgtaaacccgagatttttccgccaaaaacgtaaacccgagattttcccgccaaaaacgtaaatccgttatttttcgccaaaaacgtaaacccgagatttttCCGCCAATAAGCTTAAACCCGAAATTTTCcagccaaaaacgtaaacccatcATTTTCCggccaaaaacgtaaaaacctataattttcccgccaaaaacgtaaatccgtgattttcggtaccaaaaacgtaaacctgtaAAAAGTGGAATCCGTAAATATCTTAAgtttaatgataattattaataatgataattattaataatgataattatttattattgttttataataataattaattaaattattacttaaatgggttaacccatttaacaactcaacccatcaaattaaatgagttatgggttgatccaacccatttaacaaaatgagttgggtcaacccataactcatttaattttaaactcatttgattatgagttgagttgagttgggttacccattttgacaccctATGATTTATAATGAAATGAATTAcagtaaaaattattatttttgttttaattttaatttaatgagGAGGTTGAGATTTCATGTATTTGGCTTAGATATTTATAAGTAAGGCGAATATTGTAGTGCCATACTGAAGTTTAAGGCAACTCCAATTgcactaaaaacaaaaccaagaatccAAAGTGTTAGATTTACTTATTAAGAGTTTTCTTCCATTACACTCTTTTTTCAATCTCACAAGGTATATTCAATACATGTAGACGACAAATCTTGAATTTTGTGTGAAATAAATATCACAATGGCTCCaatgaatttgtttgaaaTAAGCATCACAATAGCTTCGATTCGTAACACcacataataaaataaattacagaataaaaaatttgtagaaTAAAAATCATAGTGAAAAATGacataattaaataagcaAACTAGATACTCATTATAAATTCCTATTCCGCGATTATACAATTATTCACTCCAGAGGCCGTGCTAACATTATGTTCTCGGATAATGTCAAAGTGATCACTATAGCTCTCATAAATACAAGCCTTGATATACTTCATATGTAAGAAGAAATCTCACGGCTTCACAACTCGGTTGCTTAGAGTCTAGCTGCCATTGCCTCCGACATCAATATATCCATGAGAGCGAAGCTACTAAGACTCATGCCCACGTACCTATTAACCTGCCTCGGATTCTACTCTTCCTTATTCATTCTACTCAATTCTCATTATGTGTAACGCTGTAAAGCAAAAACCATTCCCTCTATAGAaagttaattttctttaatttactCAAccttgaaaaaagaagaaagagaactacaaaacactaaaccagatacaaacaaaaaacaactaaaGTATCAGTGGCTTGATCCCTCAACAAGTAAGGCTAAGTCGGTAGCCAAGGTACACAAAGTGCCAAGTGAGAGACATGAGAGTAAGTAAATTTAGCCGCGAAGAGTACGCATTTAACTTACGCATCCTCTCGCTCAGCTTTGTCAGTCTCTGCTTAACCACATCCTCATCCGTCTTCTCTGtaaccttcttctttcctctgGTTCGACCGGCAGATTCACTAGACTGTGACTGGTCTGACGTGTCAAATCCTCTTCCATCTTCCTTTTCAGCTTTTATCAGCTCAAACATGGCCTGTTttacaaccaaaaataaatattacgATGCATTAACTTAAGAGGTTCACTCACAcctgaaaatatatatatatatatatatatatatatatatatatatttatgttttactcACATATAAACCCCAAATATTGTCCAGATCCCGTATTTAGGGAAGggttgtttaaaaaaaaaaaaaaaaaattgattttaaagtttatgaAATATTTGGGAAATTTCATCATCGAGTAAGACTATTTggttattactttattttgaaCTCCAAACGTAAGAGTTTCatcctaaaaataaaaatattacactGAAATAtgacattttcatttcttgaaaattttaaaaacttactttttaaaaaatagttttgcAGAAAATGTCTAGGGTGAATCCGGTCTTaatatgcattttttttttttttgctaagaaagTTAATATCATATAATGAAAGTTTAGGTGTTACAAAGATTTGGACGACCTAAGATTTGTTCCTTGcctttaacaaaacaaaaaaaagatttgttccTTGCCAAAAAAGGTTTAAAGAAACAAGGGATAATTACAATTTCATAGTATATATGCATATTAAAATTGGAAGAATATAGTAAGACACACTAAATCTAAGcgtaaacaaacaaacaaccaaCGCCATATAGACCAAATTATAGGAGATTCAGAATCTATATCTTCTATCTTACAAAAATAGAAGTGGGAGTGGCAAATAACCTTGGTGGCTCGTGTGTAAACAAATGACGCATTAGCTTCGACCATCAAGATAGAGGACAAGAGGTTAACGGATTGCCACATATCCACCGCATCGGTAAAAACCTTCCGGCGTCGGCCTATGACGTGTCCTAACAACCCAACCAAAATCCCTACAGAGACTGCCTTGAAGTACACCGGATACATCTTGCTCTGCACCACACCGAATTGCTGCTCCCCAAGAACCGAAGCCAACACGTAGCCCGACACAAACGTCACCCACACGCACATCCCATACGCCGCCGCGATCCCGACAATTCCCACCACACTCCCGATCTTCGTCAGCCCCAGCGCCGTCGCAACCACCGTTCCTATCCCCCGCACCGCGATCTGTACCTTCTCCAAAACTTTTTGGACCCTATGAGCCTTCTTTGTGGCCCTCTCGTTTACCTTTCCCCTAGCTTCACGGGCTTTCCAGGAGACCTTCTCTTCCACTTCAAGTGCCTCACGTGCGACCGTCATTTCAGGCGTTTCGTCGGAAAGATCACTAGCCGTTCGATCTTTGACTCTCCCTAACACAGTCCCCAGCTTGTGCTTACACTTACCAATTGCATCGCATATAAGTTCCCCTGGCGTCGCGTGGTGTTCACGCTCCTCTTCTTCGGGAAGAGACGACGccgtttctctcttctcatttcCAAACACTTCTCCTTCGTCTCTGCTCTTCTGATCTACTTCTTTCCCCGGAGGTGAAATCAAGACTCTAGTGTTTGTTTCGCCGTCTCTGTCGTACTCCACCACAACAACACGGTGGCCGTCTCTCACGATGATGTCATCCTCAGAACCCGTGCAGTGGCCCACTGTAAATAACGCACTCAACACAAGAGACAAGGCCAAtagttttgtcattttttacATGTTACTTCGTGTCGCTGACTCGTTTGATACTTAACTGActagttttgttaattaagcTCATCAAATCTTTAACGAACTTTCAGTGTTTTACCATGCTGATTAACACGTGTCGCCACGTGGATTTATACGTGTCACCCGAGGAAGAAAAGTAAACTCAGCACTGCTTCGCTAGGAGGCGGTGCGCAAACTTGATAATGGGCCTAGTTTTTCGCATGTAGGCCCAATATTTCTGGATGTGAAGATGCATCATTTCTGCGATCATGAAATattctttaagaaaatcaaagaagccAGAAATAGAAAGGTTTCGAGGTTTAATAGTAACTGTAGAAAAACGAATGTAATGGAATTTGGATAGAATCTGAAAGgcttaaaacttaaaagaggAGTAGAGATGTAAAAATAGGAATATTCGCCGAGTGGCCGGCAAAAGTTGACACAGAAAGTGAAAGAAATTGCATGCAAGATAGCTTCAATCTCCTTTCTAAAAGAGAGTATAAATCACCACATATCACTTTTTctgatttgagtttttctaTTAGTTTAAACGGATGTAgtcatataaattaattttagtttttggttctaaacccaaattcaaacaatttatagtttgtttgtttataataagaaatgttgaacaaaattagttttcttttgaagtgtttttttagaaaagctaacaaaattaagatatcactttttgattaaaaaagctaaaactaataaacaaaaaaaatggctaATACTTTGTCTTGATTTCATGTAGTTTTACGaattcaactatatatatgtatatactaCATGTAAGTTAACAACAATTAAACATATGCATCTACTGATCACTTTGatcataaattttgaatgtgAATCTCAATGTTATAATATGCGATAAAAATAGATGAGATAtgtaatcaaagaaacaaaaaagaaggacGTAGGAGGCATGTGGGATTACATGTGGCTTTGAGGCACTTcgacaacaaaacaaaaggcagaaaaaaataaagcagCCACCTTGTATCTTCCTTTGCAGATTCCCCACAACAACACTCACATATATACGTACACTAACACAAACATAtctctgtcttttctttttcagaatATTTCCTATATATATGCGCCTGTTAATTGTGTTTTTCCAAAcgacaaatgttttatttgatatgaACATTAAGGCTTCTCTGCAACTTTAGCGGCATTATTGTATTGGTGATtacaattattgttttttaacaTCATTGGACGATTATTGAGAACTGACCCGTGCCTTACACCAACTACATTACAGACGATGTAACAAAATGCAGCGCATaagttctttttaaaatttagagagCCATATtttctatcattttttatgAAAGCGAAAGGACGATTAAAAGgtaagaataaaaagaagaaaaagaaagacgaTCAAACCCACGATCgtttatttcaattatttatcgataaatgaactttaaaaaaaaacagtagtttaaaaaaataaaaacataaaaggcATCGAGAACCATACAAATATAAGCGAGAGGGATCAGAGGAGATTACGCTACGAACAGCTAAGAGCAACTTGATACTTTTCCTTGGATCACGATAATACtccaaaatctattttttggaAGTTTGAAATTCTAATGACAGtattaaaagaaacattacAAAGTAATATAGTTTAAACAACTCATTGCCAAACCGGTTCACATATACGGTAAATATATCCGTATTTCTATATGCTTAATTAAGATATGGTGCATT
This sequence is a window from Arabidopsis thaliana chromosome 1 sequence. Protein-coding genes within it:
- the AGL87 gene encoding AGAMOUS-like 87 (AGAMOUS-like 87 (AGL87); FUNCTIONS IN: sequence-specific DNA binding transcription factor activity; INVOLVED IN: regulation of transcription; LOCATED IN: nucleus; EXPRESSED IN: 19 plant structures; EXPRESSED DURING: 13 growth stages; CONTAINS InterPro DOMAIN/s: Transcription factor, MADS-box (InterPro:IPR002100); BEST Arabidopsis thaliana protein match is: MADS-box transcription factor family protein (TAIR:AT3G05860.2); Has 35333 Blast hits to 34131 proteins in 2444 species: Archae - 798; Bacteria - 22429; Metazoa - 974; Fungi - 991; Plants - 531; Viruses - 0; Other Eukaryotes - 9610 (source: NCBI BLink).), with amino-acid sequence MGRRKVTHQLISDNATRRVTFRKRKDGLLKKIYELTVLCGLPACAIIYSEYKDGPELWPNLNEVRSILNRLSELPVEKQTKYMMDQKDLMNKMIQDAEKKLEKEKMHTRAMKLGLMAGSNDLITDTDCSEELARAADVVDKKLKAIRERIKAVEAGAPIIKRD
- the AGL87 gene encoding AGAMOUS-like 87 (AGAMOUS-like 87 (AGL87); Has 9 Blast hits to 9 proteins in 3 species: Archae - 0; Bacteria - 0; Metazoa - 0; Fungi - 0; Plants - 8; Viruses - 0; Other Eukaryotes - 1 (source: NCBI BLink).) gives rise to the protein MTMAPKRCFKTNESTKSVRVACRSLRSPSVRRLSELPVEKQTKYMMDQKDLMNKMIQDAEKKLEKEKMHTRAMKLGLMAGSNDLITDTDCSEELARAADVVDKKLKAIRERIKAVEAGAPIIKRD
- a CDS encoding Late embryogenesis abundant protein (LEA) family protein (Late embryogenesis abundant protein (LEA) family protein; FUNCTIONS IN: molecular_function unknown; INVOLVED IN: biological_process unknown; LOCATED IN: endomembrane system; EXPRESSED IN: stem, embryo, sperm cell, hypocotyl, flower; EXPRESSED DURING: petal differentiation and expansion stage, D bilateral stage; BEST Arabidopsis thaliana protein match is: late embryogenesis abundant domain-containing protein / LEA domain-containing protein (TAIR:AT1G72100.1); Has 169 Blast hits to 166 proteins in 40 species: Archae - 0; Bacteria - 0; Metazoa - 72; Fungi - 8; Plants - 85; Viruses - 0; Other Eukaryotes - 4 (source: NCBI BLink).), whose product is MTKLLALSLVLSALFTVGHCTGSEDDIIVRDGHRVVVVEYDRDGETNTRVLISPPGKEVDQKSRDEGEVFGNEKRETASSLPEEEEREHHATPGELICDAIGKCKHKLGTVLGRVKDRTASDLSDETPEMTVAREALEVEEKVSWKAREARGKVNERATKKAHRVQKVLEKVQIAVRGIGTVVATALGLTKIGSVVGIVGIAAAYGMCVWVTFVSGYVLASVLGEQQFGVVQSKMYPVYFKAVSVGILVGLLGHVIGRRRKVFTDAVDMWQSVNLLSSILMVEANASFVYTRATKAMFELIKAEKEDGRGFDTSDQSQSSESAGRTRGKKKVTEKTDEDVVKQRLTKLSERMRKLNAYSSRLNLLTLMSLTWHFVYLGYRLSLTC